In Rhopalosiphum padi isolate XX-2018 chromosome 3, ASM2088224v1, whole genome shotgun sequence, the genomic stretch AAGGTATAAAAGGTTGAATGACACCCAAAAAATTAATGCTAATGtagtcataaatatatttgattaacattttaagaaattattgttttaaaaaaccttaaaacttagattaaatttttattagtaattaaactaaaaacaataaattacaaatgatATGCTATCCCTATCTATAATGatggattataatttttaattttggtaaatttaatttgatacctGTTTCAGAAAGCATGGTGGTTAtggtatatataactatataagtgtataactaagtaaaatttataatatgtaattttatttataaaaatcaatttaaacaatctgtcattttaatattattatttgtaatatcaaTTCTCTATTAACCcacataaatataacttattaatggTTATACTTGTTTTGtattggtttataatatttaaaaaaaaaccctattcaaaataattttctggTATAACATTACtcactaaatataaatacaaaattaaatacttataaatctttatttttattgaatttaaacattGTTCTGAAAGATGAGATCTATATTTCTATTAGTCTTAACTTAAAatgattgataatttatttaatttgtttaaaaaatgatatttactattttatatttcttattactaatatttatgcTAATTGCTAACTAAAACAATTGTATGCTTTAACTCATGTATCTAAACAAACATAAAttcaacttatatatatatatatatatatatatatatatatatatattatattatagtagtaaattgatactttaaatttttaaaattttattgtttcattatGCAGAGTGAAAATGATACAAAACAACAACCACggggatttatttttttggaatcCGCTGTTGTATCTCCAAGTGATGAagattcaaatacattttctgTGAACTCTTGGAATGGCGAATGTTATAAGTTAAGGGCTGTTGATGCACGAGCTAGACAAGATTGGGTGAATCGTTTGAGAGCTGCTGCAGAGTTTCATTcccaagtatttattaaataaacattaaaataatttatttaaatcaattttgtaaCTTACTTTTCTACTTATAGAAAAACGTACAAAAATATTCACGAACAAATTATGTGTATGATTTTTGCCCAAGTGGGGTTAAAAGATCTTTGGCCAATGCACGACAGTATTTATCTCAggctgaaaataattttattgacatgGCTCGAGTCATAGAGAAGCTACCATCTCAAGGTTAGttatttgaaacaatttttatagtgtaggtttttaaaacatttttggtaCATTTAAAGTCATTATCCTAtctctagttattaataatagatacctaCCAATTTTTTCCTCTTTGTATTAACTTTTCAGCCACCATCagaatgattataaaataaatgttaatgataaataaaaataaccctAGTGCAGCTGTAGTGTATATTGTTTACTCTTATTGTACTTGGTAATTATGAAGTATTGTGAACTACCACAACaacattatatcaataattgcaACTTCCAAAGTCTGTTATAGACATTACTATGTTATTCCAAATATTTCCATccaattatcaaaaaattatattaattattctttatacatttttattatttaataaaatatagaataattatataatatatttataataaaattgattaagtagtaaacattaatgtatattttagtaaattgtttcttttgtaataataataatttgtttttatttcaaaaaataggtCCACGCTTAAGGAATACTGATCCCGACTTGTTAATAATAAAGGCAACATCGCAGTCAATGATGTGTGCATTAGAAAACTGTTATAAGATTCTACAACATTCAAGCATCGAACAACCAATCATTCGaacttattcatttttgaattccaAACAATCTTCCTCATCATCACATTCTAAAAGAAAATCCCACACAACAAGTacttaactaataagtaataaattggcATCATGTTTCTCTCTTATTTTTATACCGTGATTTATGTATATTCCAttgattatatttgattatttataacagtattgaatttttaaaaacttgttgttatttatggatattttttttctatttttatgtaccttcattttattgtattattatataacatatttaatcattcacaaatttataataagttttttaattctaGAGACAGGAGGTATAATAGTTTAGTTACTGAAATCTCTATAAAATGAATCAAAAGTTTCAacagtttttgattaaatataaaatataattgtatgttataataatatattattaaggatTATAAAATTAGACTTAATCGGTTGGTTCGTTTTGTACACTACATTCcggttttttaaactattattgcaGGTAGACTATTTTACTCTATGATCTAAAGCTTCTTCATTTTTATTCTATCGAGGGTACTATTACTTTTAGAGCttcttattgtatttttagttaaatcagcctattagtttatattatcatctttATTTCAAACTTTTCAAGGGAGTAAAGAagcaattaatataatgatatatttattttatttttataagaaaaactactatggtttttgaaaatgtatcagCGAATGTATGTAgcatatcattttaataataacaaatttagtattagtttaatatattttgtaagtgtTATGGAAACAATGAAATcacaatgtattaaatattatattaaatagtaagaaCTGAGATTATgatcataaacataaaacaattatgtgttagtttatataaaataaaattatgttatatatttacaaataaactgttttacaatggtatatattttgatatttacaaaatattgaatgaaattaaaatataatttgtactttaaCCTAACTGATGAGATATATACACTTTTAAGGTACAAAcccataattttatttgtatttcacaatcattatattattgttgcatATCTGTGTCAGTAATGTTAAGGCACATAATGTCATAACTACTGAATATTGTTTATGTCCAatgtatatttctaaaatttcacgaaaaaaaattgtgttataattattttttaatataatagatataatagatgtttaatataaattaggtaattCATTAGATGATCTAATATTGATATGAAATCACTATGACCAACTAATTAAGATAGGTAACTTTCATGcattttaaacaacaaaatgatttacagtttttttatattttaacatagttccatcaacatttataaaaaaaaaagtgaatatgTATTAtcgatacattttaattgtagtggggaaAACTTATAACAGGAACGCATTGTATTCAAGATCTTTATGTGCAGACAAACCTTTTACTTTAACAATTTTCTactatatctatacatttatacttttataagtcAACGTACAAGAAGTAttcatataagaaaataatagaaacaaataaaataatttgaaatttacttACATAGTTTGTTTATTACTTAACTGTATATCAGCACACTGTCAGGGAacactatacttatatattattaaagaaaaacacAATACTATACTTCAAGTTCTTAATCTAtctaatctatttaaatttaaaagtccaatttttatatttttttattctaacctttttacatttcaatacataaattaattcttGTATTAATTGATACTagcataataattgtttttaaaaatatgataaataaatgattttacaattaatagacttgatcaaattaatttattaatgtatacaaattttaagtctgtatgtaaaaacataatattatagtgtaaaataaaattagaaatttaaaattagcaaTCCTTTAATCAATAATAGAATTCATTTATGTaccaattaaaatgtaaaaaagttggaataaaaaaaattcagatataaatattattattttttttttatttacacaaatttGTTAAACAAGACCACGCTTCGGGAAAAAAATTTCCGTTTCGTTTTCGCTGTTTTCTCTTGCAGTGGTTATGAATACAACAAATTCTTGTTTGTGTGGCTTTGTTTTCAAAACCATTCGGCTATCGAAAcagatgaacataatatatgttatttattattttttcatttcattatttttattaccattttagAATTATCATCTTGTGTTATTGTTTCTTTTTGCTCATTATGGTCGTGATTAATTTTATCATCTACCTTTTTTGGTTTATTGTGGAAACCAACCTCTGACTTTCTGTGATGTTCTTGAGGTTCCTGGTATTCATGCACTTTCGTCTCTATTTTCACATCTTTTTTTGTCTCTCTTTTTGGCTCGTTTCCTTTTTGATTCGAATTAAACGGCTTTCTCTTAAAGCTGAATCTTTTAGTTTTATGCCTTATGGCATCACAAGTGTTATtagacatatttatataataagcatGTTCGTAAACTATACCGGTACCtttttttgaatttgataaaaaaaagaaaaaatttttaaaaaaaataataaaataaactatttatgtaaaatatttccatagaaacaaaaaaatatattattcggtaatagatgttatttattattttaaaacgcaaAAAAGTAAATGTACTATGCTTTGGTGTGCGCCCGGCCTAAACATGATGCCAAAATGCACTCCGACCAGTATAGTGAtgttgtttttgtaaaatatacagcataaatcattttattggtttttgatattcaattaatatacttGTTAGTTGTTTGTCAATTTTTTTCGATCTAATGAATGTATTTCTAAGAGCAAccgattgatttatttaaacaagacgcaattgaaatataattcaatagatacctatacaaataggtacatccgattttattgttgataaataataatatcagagCGCTATTTAAAATGCTTCCAGTGTTCTGTCGTTCTGTGAACATaacaacatattaattatattacataaagtttattaaaattgtaatttgtataaaaatttctGAAAAAGTCTAAAATACTATGCATAGGTAGATAGGTACCCACTGTATTAGCGTACCAAACTTATTAGAAATCCTATGTTAAGTCACCACTATTTGCACTATTTAGCAAATTAATTAGTCGCTATCAATATAGGTAACTTTGAAATATTAAGACGGTCAACGTTTTGGAACCAGAGTAGGtacatattcaaaaaaatgtacactCCTACAAACATTGTTTCGGTGTGGTggggtttttaaaaatgttttcaaaaattgtttaatatcaggtgtataattttgttagtttaaaaaacaaacgACGTTAACtcatctattataaatttaatttccacTGTGCTCTGTTTTAATTTGATCGCATTCATTAAATGTTCGAAAATAAACAAATGCGCTTACATAAATATTGAGTGTAGAAAGCtgaaagattaatatttttcattaaaatatgtaactagGTAAACAAGATTGAACTATGAGCTAAACAATGTTTTCACGTGCCTTTAAAATTTGAGATCGTGCCATAAGTCCGCTACTTCTAacccatataatatacgtctaataaagttataaaatataagagagAGTTCATTATTGCGGAAGTTTGGGAATCTGTTTTTGCTACCTACCAAATTGTAAGTCTGCAGAACACCTTCAAACCGGTCGTcagcaataattattttattacatattcatattcttaatatatattatttgatcttTAGAACTATTCATTAAATACTTTAACTATACTTTACTAGTTTACTATAGACACTGGATAGGTACTGGAATGTCTGGAATTAGTGGaattaacaatgataataaagtATGTGTTTGTTACTTTGTTAGCAAAAATCGAGTGCTTAGCCACTTAGATATCAGACGGCTAGCAACACTAACTacctataaattacaatatcattGATAATCAATGTTAATgtgtagttattttattatttatatataaaactaagaCTCAAGTAGGTACCTCTATACGACTATACCCGGTTAACACTGTgatgtatatatttctatattagacGTTTAATATACCAATTCATCATATAAACGTAAGACgtacataatatgatgttaaTGTAGATGTGTATATTAGTATGTCATGATGTTAAGTACACAGATTTTAATTAATGACAAAGATACTAATGTTTCTTATGTCtccaataaaacaaaataaatgcatatcttaaaaaacgaatatttattaatattatccttaaatgtttttgaacttAATTAACAATCgttacaacaaatattataataaaatgtgtaatatttaccataaatcaataaaattttatataatttacatattacaaaGTTTAACTTATGAAATATgagaatgaatatttttaatttaaaaatttataaaacaagatGTTTGATGAAATTTTTGCATAAGTTGAATAtactatatgtttttaataattttatgtcaaacaaataataatacattatttatataatctatttgtgcataaaataattaagactaATAATGGTGCTAAATcccattaatttgtttaaaactataatatgtacactgcATAGTGCATAAtgatacatgttatattttttattttctactattCTGTTTTGTCTGCAAAATGTCAATTAACTGACttcatttttgtacattttatttcatttttatttttttatttatataatggtttaaataaactaagtttaaaaatatattagtttttaaactaaattagaaGTTGAATATAATTGGTGTTACAAACTAATAATTGTCAAAGTTATACATTTCAAGATACATTTAGAGCCTAGAGGGggtattatcttaataatttgttgttatgaggctgggtatttttttttgtttgtttgtttattatttatattaagatatGGTAAATCTACTTGCTTTATTACTGtatgagttattttatttgccagtaaaaatataattatctgtGGATTTAATACTAACATATTGTAGTAAGCAATAgtaattataagtacctattattggatatacataaaattagaaaataaaaccaattagatttgtataaaatatagtgtcaTGAGctttttgttgtttaaaatcataaaaagaaCATAACATGTTGTACCTATACACAAATCAAATTATCCTAGACTTTATAACTTCTTGTATACTTTTCACTTTTTCAGGACACTATGACTAAATACATACGTtgcaatattattgataaaatttaattatcaatattttctttcAACAAGTGTATTTTTTGGCGTTGATACTTTAGTTACATTGAAAGAAATGTAATTGTATCATATCATTCATACAttcatattcaattattattgttttaatttatcatgCAACCATAGAAGtgaaatgacaaaatattttgtctttATCTCCAGAATCCTAAGGAACCAATGAAAGATGAACTTTCAATTTATCTTGCcatgtaaaagttttaatataaatctttataattGAGTATAGCTATTAACACCATAAAATCAAAAGGTTTTATGGCATACAACATTCCAATTGATAAATAACGTAAAATGTAAAGTATCtacattaagatttttttttataaagttgttGATTAGAATAATtaccaattaattttgaaatccaCAGCTCGTTTAGATTTATTTGCTTAAATAAGATATTTGTTAGTTGTAACAAACAAGAATTTTTCTGATTAGGAATAAATGTGCAAGTATATCAGTTcatagataaatgtataatttttatacttttatcgcaaaatttattttaatttttttaattttataatataataaaaattgtacacacCATTTGTTAAAAGTTtacaagcaataaaaaaaaaaatcatgagtattcttaaaaataatttataaaaattcatatttaaaacataaaatgatCATTATTATATCTGGAAAAAATGATGATTAAATGCTAGTTAAGACTAAATGTTAAATTAGATTAATGACAATACAATAAATCAGGGGTCTTACACCCGCAATCCACCTCTTTGTTATTTGTGGTATGTGAACACATTTTAAGCATATCATATAGCATTGTTAATCatttaatacatgtttttattatgaatttggtCCATAAGATTTCTTTAAAACAATAGGTGGTCCACAGCCTAGAAAAGTTGAAGACCTTTACTTTAGAACAGTGGTCGGCAACCGGCGGCCCGCGAACCGCATCcggcccgctttaaattctACTACAACAaagtttaattgaatattaaaaatttttatttttgtctgacCCGcgaacttattaatttatgaatgtggcccgagagtccaaaaaggttgccaACCACTGCTATAGaacataacttattattagAAGGAATTACGCAaatgcaacatttttttttaaatttcaaagctGTTTTACTacattcaattaaaatgtaaaatttttgtgaGCAATGTTATTCTGATAAAAAAGTaagatttaaattgtacatgttTTTGCACATAAGAGAAAATCATAACTATTGGACAGACGAGAcgtctgaaaaaatgtattaattttcataaccCAAATATCAATTATCAGGTTCAGACATTCAATGAAATGaatggataaaataatatttaaggtttTCCATTGCTAACAggtcaatacaaatatttttagaaatataaacattgttttgttttaattatttctatgtaGAATCAGCGTGTGATACACATTACAGAAGGATATCAATAATCCGTATCgactattttaaatgtatgtatgtaattttGAACTGTAAAGAGGACgttacccgcatgtgttgttcctgtcttactaatgtagatcacaGCAAATTCGCATTCAGCAGAACAGATTTTGTGATGATAGCtttgatattagagtaaatttacctattataaaatttaaaggtaagaataatatCTAGAAAATgccatatgcttttat encodes the following:
- the LOC132925182 gene encoding uncharacterized protein LOC132925182, producing MSNNTCDAIRHKTKRFSFKRKPFNSNQKGNEPKRETKKDVKIETKVHEYQEPQEHHRKSEVGFHNKPKKVDDKINHDHNEQKETITQDDNSKMVIKPNGFENKATQTRICCIHNHCKRKQRKRNGNFFPEAWSCLTNLCK
- the LOC132927266 gene encoding oxysterol-binding protein-related protein 11-like, yielding MDSGGIEFLSQIQEGQLYKYTNVVKGWQHRWFIVDPREGTLSYFLSENDTKQQPRGFIFLESAVVSPSDEDSNTFSVNSWNGECYKLRAVDARARQDWVNRLRAAAEFHSQKNVQKYSRTNYVYDFCPSGVKRSLANARQYLSQAENNFIDMARVIEKLPSQGPRLRNTDPDLLIIKATSQSMMCALENCYKILQHSSIEQPIIRTYSFLNSKQSSSSSHSKRKSHTTST